TAATCCGCTAGGTTAACAGAGCCGCCACTCCTGAACTCATGATTCATGGAATTTGGATATCATCACAATGTGGTTGGGGAATCCTAAGCTGGCTCGcagaaagaaaatatttaaaagGACAACCTGCTTCCTGCTTATATGAAGCTTCCACCATGGCAGGGTCTAGGAAAAGCCCTCACAACAGGTCTAGAAAGAAAATATTCAATTCCTTAAAAGATAGATTCATATAAGGAATGACAGATAAAGTATCTcagagagggagaagagagggAATAGGGACAGAGAAGAGAGAACAAAGGGATAGAAGGGGTTTCATTATCTCAACAATATGCAACATATCTCAATTACAAGGCCAATCCCTATTTATATGCGTAACATCTGCCATACTGGTGAAAAGACAGTACTAAACCCGCTTTATAGATGGTATATCATGGACTGCTCATATTTTACAGTGACAATATGATCAGGAAGAGCTCATTTATGCCACATTTGAATGATGTAGGATTTATTTTCTTGCTGTTCAAGCCTTGTTTTATCTattattttcccttaaaaagcTCCAAAATGACAAGATTGTCGTTTTGTCTAAGTTATGCTTCTATCCCATTGAATTCAAATTTGTGCCTCGCTTCCCAGTCTTTTAAGTATGCAAAATATTTCAGTTCCTATCACATTTAATCCATGAGCAGCGTAAGAACATCTGACAAGTAGTGAGTTCAGATGAGAACTAGACTAAGACCCGCGCGTTGCGCGGGGAGATACAATTGAGGTAATTGCAGTGAAATCACCGATGATTGCGAATTGTATCTTTTTCCTAGTTTTCTAATGGAAAGAGATCAGCCCCAACAACTAAAATAAATTCTAATATTTACAATAAACTGTAGTATAAGAATAAAGATTCCTGCGCTAGGAAACCGGGAATTGAGTTTggagccccaccccttaggctttgcaccccactaaaacagatacggaatttaaatttccgtatcaatacggaaaataaaattccgtataTGTTTTAGTacataatgagtggttgaaaatgtgacacgcatgcttaaatacagtacggaattttaagttccgtatacggaactttaaattccgtatttgataaagtggggtgccaagccccataggtggggtgccaaacccaactccctagGAAACCTAATCATCAACTCTCTGTAAAGAATTCTATTGACAATATAGCAAGAAGACCAGGAACTCCCACAACTTTGTTACACATATATATAGGCAACTGGCAAGCCCATGATCCCATCATCAACAATGATTTTAGTGGCAAATTGAAATCAGTCCTAGAAAATGAAGCTCCATTAAAATCATCAAATTCAACATTAGTTACCTGAGTACGTATCAGAGGCGCATTCTCATCAACAATTTCCTTGTTCCTCCTTGATTTTGTCTTCTCTTCCTTCGGTGCAGGAGTTCCTGCcgtcatttttatcttttcagtttctttggtcctttttttttttaaaaaaaagttttaaatcAGCTTAACAACTCTGTCAAAAATAAAACACACCTACTTTTCATGTTGAAGAAAGGACTCAAACTTTGAAGCAACAATCCAGCTgtaacaaagaaaatgaaatcaaatttcaaaatttgataCCCAGTGGAGAGAGAGAAGGATATGGAAGAAACTAAACTAAAAGACATGGTCATGAACCTAATAGAATGTTGATCAaattaaatatttgaactaaCAACACATGTTCAAGGTGGTATTAGGTTGGGTAGTATCGTTATGTTTAGGGTCTTTGCTTTTGTATATggttgtttttactttttagcttgtctctttttcttctcttctcatctcttgtattgggttgaagtactccTTGTACTTCTATCCAATATTTTGcttattgcctataaaaaaaacacatgcAATTATCGAAAATAAGGTAGCATGATACAATGTCTAGGACTCTTAGGAAGAAAATCCAAATCTTCAAAAAATGTTATCTCAACTGTCAAGAGAGGCAATACAGACAAAAATGATCTACTGACTAACAACTTTATACTGTAGGCCATCAACAGCCAAACATAATTTCCCCACAGTCTACATGCTAGCATAGTTTTGGTATGAATATGATATACCTGGGGTGTTCTATCTAATATGTTTTTCGTTATGTCTAATCAAcataatgaaaaattatttttgctcttgaaaacaaaaaaatgttcCAAAAGAACCTTACCTCAAGATAATCTTCCGTCCTAACTTTTTAGATTGTACACCAGTAACGGATCTAACATGGGAAGAGAtgaatatcaatatcaataacaTGTTACTTTGAATAAGGAATCATAGAATGTTCTTAATTATGACTCATCTTGACAGATAATTAATACCAGATTACCCAATGACAAtgttttgggaaaaaaaaaaggttgtctaaatgacccataatAAAGTTTGGGTAAAATAACCcaccatccaatcacattagagataagtgagttggaatttttagattttatttattaatttatttcaaactcatttatctcaaatgtgattggatggtgggttatttaacccaaactttatcatatgtcatttagacaaccctaaaaaaaatatataaaaatcataTGACACATACCTCATCATCTCAATTCATTTCAGCCCAACAATCATCTTCAGCTTTGGAAAATTGCATATGAAGATTAAATACATGTGGTCATGATATTTTGCAAAAGTATAAAATGAGAATACAGCAAGAGACTTCAAAAATAAGTGTTTTCATGTACCTATGTTAACACAGTTGTATCCAAGCTTGGAAAGGCCAGtagaaattgttggaaatatTATGCCACTAACTTGAAACCAAAAATTCCGACAGACCTCCGGTGTAATCCAATGCTGGGTTTACTCCTCAAGGTTAACATAGCCGCACGTAAGATACTGTGCTCTCAGTACTTAAACGTGCTGAAGTTTCTACAACAATGCTCTGAATTTCAAGTTCAAGAAGAAGATTACCCACTAAATatatttatcttcttttttataTAAACACCAGCCACTTGAAGCCATCGAAATGAAGCCGAAGAAGCATTTTTCTCACGGAATTTTATTTACAATCAAAGCCAATTAAACTAATGTTAAATGCCATGATGGAAAGACGTTGCAAACCAAAAGGACCGGAAGAAAAAATAAGGCTTGACTGAAACTGATATATGGAATCATAAAGAGGAACTTAAAGGTGGAGAAAGCAAGCAAAACACCTTTAAATTAGAGTAACTGAAAGAGATTATTTGTGCCATTAAATTAATCCTTCAGAAACCAAGTCATTAACTGTAAATAAATGGGAAAATTTTACAATTGCCAAGTAAGGTGCGTGAGTTATTGAGAAAAGGAAAGGGTGAGAACGGCTTTTGGTATTATAGCAATGGGAAGATTACAAGATGTTTAGAGAGATGGCAAAGAGAAGAAGCAATCATCCAATGTGACACGTCAGTAAAAATGATGAGTTGGACACTGTTGCAAGGATTATAAATGATGAGGTGGCGACGCTATATTGCGCGCTTCACAATTCCTATATATAAATAGATGTGAATGACAAGTAAGGAGCTATTTATGGactgaaaataaaacaaatatgTAATGGTAGCCACTAGACAAACAATCAATAATAAAACTGAGCAGTAAAATAATTCAAGGATGGAGAATTGCATAAGCTAAAATTGGACTAAGTAGACAAATCAGAGTTCCATATGACTTCAGTAATTGTTGTAAAGTTCTGGTGTCCAGAACAAACAGAATAGGATCATGATTTATTGTCCAAAGCAAGGGCATCAATATGATTTACTGCATCACTTTCAAGTTTATATAAATGCAGGATAATTACAATGACAACTAATGATGCATCCAAAATGCTAAAAGAAAGGATCACCACTGAAGCCACAAATATATCAACTAAATTGCTACATCTGAAGTCTTAACTATGGCAAACAGGTTACACTCTACACTACAGTGATTGTTGGGTTGAAAAACTAAAACTCTAAATTTCAGGTAACCAAGTGACCCAACTTAACAGTAGTCACAACGTTAGATTCAGAACTACGTACAGGATATAAATTAAGAACAATAGAGATACATATgcaaaattttcaagacaaaATCATTAAAAGTACTACACTCAATTCATTACAACCATATCACTTTGCATAACTACACTATAGATTAAATTTAGAACAGTAATTGATAATTTTAAATCAAATCTCAGTTCAGTCTTCAGACTCAGAGTACATTAAAATTTCCTGCTATTTGTCTCTTACTCTGTCGTTTTGTTCTACTCATGCTTTCTGATTGGATTGCCATGTGTTCATCACTTGTGTCTAATTTCAGACAGACCAGCTGGCTCACCTTGCCTTATGACAAAATCATTGTAATATTCATCTAACTGTTGTAGATTTCGATGACATCCCAAAATATGGAATAATATTTATCCCTTCAGCTATTAGATAGATAGAGTTCACAAGAACTTGAtgagagaaaaagagagagaaaataagatCAGCAGAATTCTCCTTCTCCCTCTATTGCtatacctcatcatcatcttgCTTCACCACTCTGAAGCTGATGATGACATTGCCATTTACGGGGGTCAACACGCCAAAGATGGGAACCTTACAGAAACATGTGCAACAAGGAAATACTCCTATGTCATGATAGCTTTTCTTTCCACCTTTGGGAAAGGCCAGACCCCTCAAATCAACCTGAATGGTCATGGTCAGTGTGAGAATGGCTGCACTGAGATGGAGACAGACATTAGGAACTGTCAAAAGCAAGGGATCAAGGTGATGCTCTCCATAGGAGGAGGATCTATGAACTATTCTCTAGGTTCCAATGATGAAGCTAAAATTCTCTCAGACTACTTGTGGAACAATTTCCTTGGTGGCTCGTCCTTGTCACGCCCATTTGGGAGTGCGGTATTAGATGGCATAGATTTTTTCGTAGTGCGACAAACACCATACATGGAGAGCCTTGCATGGCACCTCAAGTTACACACATCAACACAACAAGCTGTGTACTTATCTGCAGCACCTTATTGCCCATTTCCTGATCTTGCACTGGGTTCAGCTCTTAATGACGGTCTTTTTGACTATGTCTGGGTAAAATTTTACGATAATCCTGCATGCAGTTTTAGCCATGGAAATTATGATAATGCTATGAATATATGGAACCAATGGACCAAGTTACCAAAAGGAGGGAAAATATATCTGGGTTTGCAAATATATCAAAAATATACTGATTATATTCCACCTGATGTATTGGTATCTAAGATCTTACCTATGATAAAGAAGTCATCAAATTATGGAGGGGTAATGTTGTGGTCAAGGTACTTTGATAAAAAGAATGGATACAGTGCCTACATTCAAAATTATACTGTGTGTACACAGCAAAGCCTTCCCAGATGCAACAGCCATGACAGTGGCTTTGTGAAACGTTTTGGTTCCATGTCCACACCTGGAATCAAAGTTTATGATGGTGAGAACCTTGGTGCACACTGCTGTGAGATCATTTGTAGGAACAACTGTTCCTGTGAAGCGTATGCACTCTCAAATAATGTTAACAATACTGGATGCATAATATGGGGGACAGGAACAAGCTTCATTACAGATTCTGGGGAAACATCACAGCTCATCTATGTTGTTAAACATGAAGTTGTATCTGGATTCCTAACCTGTAAGGTGGTTATTTTATCTACCAGTTCTattcaaaattatatttattttatcaaattaaaGTCTTCTTTATCTTCAGCAAATTTATTGTCCTAAGACTAAGATTACCcaataataaaaacaaaggGTTCAGATTACACGTTACATACGATTAGCTCCAGATCAGTTGCAATATCTCTCTATTCATTTGAAGTATTTTCAGGTACCTTGCtatgatataaattaagattATATCAGTTTTAAACCATTTAACCTCCACCAAAAATGGTTGCAGCAACCTTTTCAAACCGGCGGTTGAGATGGCTCATCATTGGGGTCGGAGCAGCAACCATTGCAATACCTGTGATCTTCTTCTATTTATGTAGAGCTCTGTGGAGAAGATACAAAGCAGAAGGTAATTACAGCTTAGTAAATTTTAAATACAATTTCATGAGTTTAAGCATTTAACTAATTCCTCAGCCTCTTTATAACTTCAATTTTCATATCACACCACTAGTGGCTAGAAAAACGATGCAGAAAGAGCTAATACATGAGATTGGAGGTAATGCCATGCTTTCTATGGTGTACggaaaaatcacaaaaagtAAGAACAGGGAAAAGATAAGCAATGAGGTTCAAATGTTCAATTTGGAAAGCATAGCTGCTGCCACAAACAGTTTTTCAGTAGCTAATAAGCTAGGAGAGGGTGGTTATGGCCCTGTTTATAAGGTACTATCTCACACCAAAATTTGCAACTATTTGAGCATAAGAATTAATAAActaacattttcagggaacatTAAGAGATGGGCAAGAGGTAGCAATTAAGAGACTTTCTAAGAGTTCAGGACAAGGGCTGATAGAATTTAAGAACGAAGCTAAACTCATGGCCAAACTCCAGCACACTAATCTTG
This portion of the Lotus japonicus ecotype B-129 chromosome 3, LjGifu_v1.2 genome encodes:
- the LOC130746183 gene encoding G-type lectin S-receptor-like serine/threonine-protein kinase CES101 isoform X1 codes for the protein MVAATFSNRRLRWLIIGVGAATIAIPVIFFYLCRALWRRYKAEVARKTMQKELIHEIGGNAMLSMVYGKITKSKNREKISNEVQMFNLESIAAATNSFSVANKLGEGGYGPVYKGTLRDGQEVAIKRLSKSSGQGLIEFKNEAKLMAKLQHTNLVKLLGFCIQRDERIIVYEYMSNKSLDLYLFDSTRKNLLDWEKRLNIIEGIAQGLLYLHKYSRLKVIHRDLKAGNILLDEEMNPKISDFGMARIFGLRVSQEKTNRVVGT